Genomic segment of Pseudomonas sp. CCI4.2:
CGGTGGTGGCGTTTTGTGCCCAAACAACACTGGCCGCAGGACCCGGAAAGTGCGGCGACGATCATGGAAAACTGGGTCGAAAAAACCGGCGATTGCCGCCAAGAATTGGTGTTTATCGGGCAACACATCAACTTTGCACGGCTCGTCGACGAACTGGACAGCTGCTTGCTGACCGATGAGGAAATGGCGCTAGGTGTTGAGGAATGGCTTCAGTTTACCGATCCCTTCGGGCCCTGGCATGACGAGGTAGCCGCTTGAAGCTCACGGCCTGAGCAGCTTACGGTGTTAGCCACTGGCCTTGACTTTGTCCTTCGCAAAAAGGCTTGAGGTAGTGAGCGTCGGTAGCAACGCCGTAATAGTGAATATTTTGGTGATAGGGCATATTGGCGACTTGGGCATTGCTGCACACGCCAAAGGCGCCGGTGGGGCATTGCTCGACAAAGACGACGTCGACTTTTTGCCCGGCAAATTGCGGTTGGCAAAAGCCGTCGTGAAAAAGCTTCGTCGGGATGTTTCGGTTCTCCTGGCAAACTTTGACGTCGAGGCGTTCGGCTTGAGTGTGTACCACGCAAGCTTCGGCCCAAACCTCATTCGATGTCATCCATAACAGTGTCGCCAGCCAGATCACGCGCATCATTTACCCGTACCTTCCACTCTTAAGAAATCGGCCACTATGTTGCAGAACATCCCGACCCACGTCATTGCGGGCCCTTTAGGCGCTGGCAAAACCAGCTTGATCAAACAGCTGCTGACGCAAAAACCAGTCGGCGAGCGCTGGGCGATCTTGATTAATGAATTTGGTCAGATCGGTCTGGATGCTGCGCTGCTGACCACGGCCGCCGATGGTATCGCACTTGGCGAGGTCGCTGGCGGGTGCCTGTGTTGCGTCAACGGCGCGCCGTTTCAAATCGGTTTGGGTCGTTTGCTGAAGAGCGCGCGACCGGACCGATTGTTGATTGAGCCGTCAGGGCTTGGGCATCCGGCGCAGTTGATGGAACAGCTGCGTGAGCCGCCGTGGGAAGGCGTATTGGCGCTTCAGCCCAGCGTGTTGGTGCTGGATGCGGCGGCAATGGCGGCGGGTCAGCCATTGCCATACAGCCAGCGAGCGGCGTTGAACGGTGCGGGTGTATTGGTCATGAATAAATCTGCGGGGCTAGTTCCGGCGGAACGCGACAAACTGGCTGGGTTATTACCGGACAAACCCTTGTTCTGGACCGACCAAGGCGTTCTGCCGCTGGCCAATTTGCCCGGCGTTGATGCTCAGGCGTCCGCGTCGGTGGATAACTTCAGTCCACCAAAAGGGTTGGCGCAACTTCCGGCCATCTGGACCGATTCCCGTCAGCCCATTTGCCTAAGCCAAACTCAGCCAGAGGGTTGGAGCATCGGTTGGCGTTGGCACCCAAGCCAACAATTTGAATTGATGCAGGTTCAGCAGTGGCTTAATCGTCAGGCGTGGCGGCGGGCCAAGCTGGTTATTCACAGCAACGCGGGGTGGTTGTCAGGCAATGCGCTGGAGGGCGCTGCAATTCACTGGCAAAACAGCGAATGGCGTCGAGACTCACGGCTGGAGCTGATTTTCAGCACGCCCCAGGACGAGGCGGCGTTGCAAGCGGGACTGGCTGCCTGCTTGATCTAAACGGGTTATGCACAGCCCCGTCTAGTTATGCACGTTTAATTACAACTTGCGCTTGATATGGTTTTCGCGCCATTCGCTCATCTCGATGACGTTGGCGCTTGGCGGTGGAGTTTTGATTTCAAACGGGTAGGGTGCCAGCACGATTTGCGCGGTGTGGGCGCCGAACATTGTGATCGTGCCGGGGTGCCGCTGCTCGCCGGTTACGGTGAACTCAAAGTTATACACGCGAGCCAAGCGCTTTGTGCCATTGGCATCGCGTGCAAATGTCAGGCGACGCAGCGCTACGTTGCCGTCAAGCAATTCGATGTCGAGTTTGGCGCAGTGTTGCTTAACCCGCGCCAATGCTTGCTCACGCAAACCATGGGAATGCCAGAGCCATGCGGCGCAGGTTGCCAAGACCATCAAGACAAAAAGATTACCCAGCGTCAGCATGAAAGTGTGCTCCACCAAAGGACGTCCAGCTTAACTGGGTATGACGATTTTCAGCCATACCGGTCGACCTAAATTTCGTTCAATTCCGTTCTTGTTCATCTGCCGTTAAGGCGCTTCTTCCTTGATTTCCTGATAACGCTTTTCAAGCTCTTGACGAATTTGACGCCGTTGCTTGGCTTGAACGTAACGACGCTTATCTTCGCTGTTGGCCGGTTCAAGCGGCGGTACTGTGGCCGGCTTGCGCTGATCGTCGACGGCCACCATGGTGAAGAAGCAGCTGTTGGTGTGTCGAACCGAGCGTTCGCGGATGTTTTCAGTCACCACCTTGATCCCGACTTCCATCGAGGTATTGCCGGTGTAGTTGACCGATGCAAGAAAGGTCACCAGTTCGCCCACGTGAATAGGTTCACGAAAAATCACCTGGTCCACTGACAGCGTCACCACATATCGCCCGGCGTAGCGGCTGGCGCAGGCGTAAGCGACCTCATCGAGGTATTTGAGCAAAGTGCCCCCGTGAACGTTGCCAGAGAAATTGGCCATGTCCGGGGTCATCAAGACAGTCATCGATAGTTGAGCGTTTCCGGGTTCCATAGCGTACTCACAGGTGGGGTGTGTCAGAAGTGCACCTTAGGGTGGCGCTCATGTTCTTGGATCAATTTTTATACAGCATTATTCGGGACGGCGGCGACGTCGCCGCCGTCACGTAGGCGTGTGTGTAAAGTCCCACATAGTTACATCCAGCTGGAGCCGTCCTGGCATTGCGCCGGAACGGCGTCCTGATGTCGACTCAGCTTTCCAGCCAGACATCCCGGGCCCAGTGCCAGACTGACTCCCAGCTTTCTTCAGTCACCAGCTCTTCTTCAGCGGACCATTGCACTACGGTGCCGTCTTCTTCCACGCAATAATAATCGTCGCCGTCCTGACAGATCGGGATCAATTCACGTGGTACGCCGATGTCCCACGCCGTTGCGCACACTTCTGGCAGATAAGTGTGCGATTGCGGGTCCATCACTGTGACCGGTTCCAAACTTCCGTAAACCACGTCGCTGACGGTGAGCAGGAATTCCTTGAACACGAACGGAATATTGATAAACAGCTGTTCCTCGATTTCTACCAGGACATCATCGTCAGGCAATTCAAGGGGTACTGGTACCCGTTCGTTCTTTTCACGCAGCTCTTCAATGACTTCTTCCACGACCTGGATCCTCTAAACTATTGGCGCGGTTTATACAGTAGCGTAAAGCGTTTCTCAAAATAACTACCCGAATGGATAAAACAAAACCCCGGCCAAAGACCGGGGTTCTGTGTGTTGTAGCGCGGATCAGCCGTTTTGGCGGATACCGGCTACCAGCCAAGGCTGGTTATCACCTTGTGGACGCTCCATGTTCCAGCTTTCGCTGAACACTTCGCCTTGATCGAAGCGCGAAGTCTTGGACAGGCCGGAGAAGGTCAGCGTGGCGACGGTTTTATCCGAGCGATCATCCAGGCCGTCGAGTTGTACAGTCAGGTTGTCGATGTAGGTCGACTGAAAGCCGTCTCCCAGGTTTGCGCGTTCCTGCTTGAGGAACTGCAACATCTGTGGCGTCACAAACTCGGCAATCTTGTCCATCTCATTGGCGTCCCAGTGCTGTTGCAGCGACTGGAAGTGGCCACGAGCGGCGTCTAGGAAGCGTGATTCGTTAAACCAGGCTGGCGCTTGGATCACTGGCGCCGGTGCAGAAGCTGCGGACGACCCACCGAACATTGAGGCTTGAGCCGGTGGTTCATGGGTTTCACGCTGAAACGGCGTGTGGCCAGCGGCAGCCATGTCAGGCTGCTTGCGACGACGTGCGGCGATAAACCGGAAAATCACGAAGCCGATGATGGCCATGATCAGGATGTCGAAGAACTGCATGCCGTGGAAGCCGCCGCCCATGAACATCGAGGCCAGTAAGCCACCGGCTGCGAGGCCGGCTAAAGGACCCAACCAGCGCGACGCGCCGCCAGCAGGACGAGCAGCAGCGGCTGCGGCACCTGCAGCACCCGGTGCGGCAGATGGAGAAGAAGTCGGCGCTTGGCGCATTTGATGGCTTGGCGCTGAACCGAAGGACTTGCCGCCACCGAAGCGCGCGTTGGCGTCGAGGCTCATTGTGAGCCCGATGCACAACACCATTACGATGCTAAAAAAACGTTGCATAAGGGATTCCCATTTGTGGATTGCACGCGCGTCATGTTGCACATGAGCCATGGCGATAGCTAGCGACTAAATGTTTCGGGCTTTTACCTGGAAAGGCGAGGTCCGATTCTGCATAGCCTGTAAGGCATTTCCTTCCGCTACGACTGACACATTACCTGTAGGAGCCAACTTGTTGGCGAGAAGTCATAACATGTTCCTCGCCAACACGTTGGCTCCAGGTCCAGGCTTAAAGTC
This window contains:
- a CDS encoding NADH:ubiquinone oxidoreductase; this translates as MRVIWLATLLWMTSNEVWAEACVVHTQAERLDVKVCQENRNIPTKLFHDGFCQPQFAGQKVDVVFVEQCPTGAFGVCSNAQVANMPYHQNIHYYGVATDAHYLKPFCEGQSQGQWLTP
- a CDS encoding acyl-CoA thioesterase; translation: MEPGNAQLSMTVLMTPDMANFSGNVHGGTLLKYLDEVAYACASRYAGRYVVTLSVDQVIFREPIHVGELVTFLASVNYTGNTSMEVGIKVVTENIRERSVRHTNSCFFTMVAVDDQRKPATVPPLEPANSEDKRRYVQAKQRRQIRQELEKRYQEIKEEAP
- a CDS encoding DUF3301 domain-containing protein; the protein is MLTLGNLFVLMVLATCAAWLWHSHGLREQALARVKQHCAKLDIELLDGNVALRRLTFARDANGTKRLARVYNFEFTVTGEQRHPGTITMFGAHTAQIVLAPYPFEIKTPPPSANVIEMSEWRENHIKRKL
- a CDS encoding Tim44 domain-containing protein, whose translation is MQRFFSIVMVLCIGLTMSLDANARFGGGKSFGSAPSHQMRQAPTSSPSAAPGAAGAAAAAARPAGGASRWLGPLAGLAAGGLLASMFMGGGFHGMQFFDILIMAIIGFVIFRFIAARRRKQPDMAAAGHTPFQRETHEPPAQASMFGGSSAASAPAPVIQAPAWFNESRFLDAARGHFQSLQQHWDANEMDKIAEFVTPQMLQFLKQERANLGDGFQSTYIDNLTVQLDGLDDRSDKTVATLTFSGLSKTSRFDQGEVFSESWNMERPQGDNQPWLVAGIRQNG
- a CDS encoding CobW-like GTP-binding protein, giving the protein MLQNIPTHVIAGPLGAGKTSLIKQLLTQKPVGERWAILINEFGQIGLDAALLTTAADGIALGEVAGGCLCCVNGAPFQIGLGRLLKSARPDRLLIEPSGLGHPAQLMEQLREPPWEGVLALQPSVLVLDAAAMAAGQPLPYSQRAALNGAGVLVMNKSAGLVPAERDKLAGLLPDKPLFWTDQGVLPLANLPGVDAQASASVDNFSPPKGLAQLPAIWTDSRQPICLSQTQPEGWSIGWRWHPSQQFELMQVQQWLNRQAWRRAKLVIHSNAGWLSGNALEGAAIHWQNSEWRRDSRLELIFSTPQDEAALQAGLAACLI
- a CDS encoding SMI1/KNR4 family protein, giving the protein MEEVIEELREKNERVPVPLELPDDDVLVEIEEQLFINIPFVFKEFLLTVSDVVYGSLEPVTVMDPQSHTYLPEVCATAWDIGVPRELIPICQDGDDYYCVEEDGTVVQWSAEEELVTEESWESVWHWARDVWLES